atcagcaggggatcaaatacttttttccctcactgtacatgactATGCACAGAGTCGGTGTATTCAAGGTGATTATCTTGAGCTAGGCACTGAGCAGAATCACTGATCTATACATCATGTTGCATCCCAAAATAACTACTCATTGCTTTATTAAGATTAGCAAACCAACGTAGCACCTTGCTCAAAGCGATCGAACACACTCATTAAGCGTAGTCCTCCTCCATCTTGACGAGGATTTCAAACGAGGATTCCTTCGGCTCATTCAAAGCCCGCCGGAACATCTGGGAGTGTTGCCATGacgactctccctctcctccgggTAGCTCCGCCTCCATGACCAGCTCCAAGGATCAAGAAAGACCCGGAACAGAATGCATCTCCCTGTTTGTGTTAAAAAACGTGGCAAAACATTAAAACTGTTTAGCTGTTGTTACGCAAGATAAGGAAGAAAACAATGCTGATCAGTTAAGTGCACATGCAAATCAACGTCACAGCTCTCTGACTATGAAATCATAATATATCTCTATTACATTCACAAATCACTAAGTACCAGTTTACAATTTGCACTTTAAATTGAATTTGAAAAAAGGCTTCCAACTTAATCCTGAAAGGTATGGGTCACATAAACCAGACAAAAATCTATCAATCATACATCCACCTCCTGAGAACGATGTTGTGTTCTGTCCAGACTGCAGACCCCAGCGGCCGGTTCCAGAGTGAAAGGTCTGGCTGCATGTTCTGACTGAGACAGTCTTTATCTTCATCCCTACAGGAGCACAGTCCAATTTCCATCTGATGTTCCCTGATGATGAGCCCTCTGTACGAGCTAGATACACCTGACAGGACATAACGTGCATTTACTGACAGGAAAAAGACAGCATAAATATGGAAACATTTACAGTTGATATACACATATCCTATAGAAGCAACATATCCAAAGTTTGGATAGATTGATAAATGCTCAATAAATAATTGATGATTATTTCTGCTAAAAAGTAATGCCCTTGCTTTAACAATCACAAAGACTGACCAATAGAAAAAAGACAGAAAAGCAACACAAAGTATCTTATTGATGTGTCAATATAAGAACGGCATTGAATCATTAAGAGCATGGCATCTTATCGTTTATAACATGGATGAAAACAAACCATCTGCCAGTCATTCTTCAGCTTCCTGAACACACTTTCCTCCACACAGTCTTGTCCCTGGATGTCCTCATTGTCACTGGACACCCTGCAGTAGTGATCCTTGGTGGAGTTGTCCTGCAGATGAAATACTCTCCCACACGGAACAAACACAAACTCTGCTACAGCAgcctgggagagaaagagagaggaacacaaacCCATTGTTTAAAAAAAGCAGTTTCCTCCATTGAACTCAAAGTTCAAAGACTCCAAGAACCATTAAAGTGAATAATAagatacagtaataatatatgcAATTTTCACTATCATCCAAAACAACTATAGTGAAAGCAAATACAGTCAAAGCGACTACAGTCAAAGCAACTACAGTTATGTGTGCAAACATTTTCGTATCAGTGATCCCAGTTGGTCATCAAACATGCAATGAAGTAAGCAGTTATTTGACTCAGAAAAACAGCTGTATATCTCACCAATGGGGCAGTCCCTGGTCCTGTCCCCCATCTCTTAAGCAAATCAAATCTAGTTTAAAAATTACATTTAACATGCCTCTTGAATGACAGTTCGTGTATGTTTACAATCTAACGTACCAGGTGAGAGGTCTCTGCACACATTTCATAAGGTATATGCTCATAACAAGTGAAGCATAATACATGttttcacatacagtgcattcggaaagtattcagaccccttgactttttccacattgttatgttacagccttattctaaaatgtattaaatattttttcctcaatacacaatacccaataatgacaaagtaaaaacaggtttttagacatttttgaaaatgtattaaaaataacaaattgaaatatcacatttacataagtattcagaccctttactcggtactttgttgaagcatccttggaagcgattacagcctcgagtcttcttgggtttgacgctacaatGAAATTAAACGACAAGTCAATCTCGCAAATAGGCCATTTATAACGGTTTGTAGTCTTAACGTCACAGCACAATTGCCAGAAAATAGCCTAACAATCGTTTTTAAAAGTTTAATAAAGCTGATTTATCTTTTCTATTGCGACATATTCAGATTCCTTTATTAGTTACATTATCTAGCAATACTAATTATTTTGATGGCAAACCAAATGTAGCTTTTTAGGTCGTTAGAAGGGAAGTCGATATTCCTTCTTAACTCGTTCGACTACGTTATTGGAAAAAGGGCCTAGTTTTCAGGCCTTATGGCGGGTTTTGAGTACTCATTTGTGCTACAAAAGCAGCCGAACCTGGCAACCCTGAGCAACAGCAACCTCCAATCAAAATAGATGCCTTTGCAATGCCTGAACAAATTATAACTATTCGATAATCAAATTTACTGCAAAATCAGCTAATGATATTTAATAAAATACACTTTCCTTGAATCTATCTATTGATAATATTCTGTTATGGAAAAATTGTAATCTACATTTCTCTGAGAAATGTATGGGAGCAGGCAATTGGATAGCTTCCCCCTGAAAGGAACTCAGTTCGTTAGTTGCATggattttgtgagtgtgtgaacaagacttatttttttatttgcagAGGATTTCAGAGGTATAATGACTATATTCGTAATCACTTGAGCTATCTATCATAGCGTTCACAAGGTAAGTGGCAAATAGATGATTCAATGAGGTTTATTTCATAGTTAGACAAATTGGACGCTTGGAGTTTGTTGTCATGTGGTGAGGAATCAGTTCTAAAAACAATAAGTCGCACACTATGTATAatctcccagtaatttattgggttaACCACCAACGTTTCAGCGTCACTGTGCCTTTTTCCTGGGTATTGCCGTTAAtgtttgaaccaggttatgtggacaaaacagtgcaattagtgcaaccaaataaaatcaaactatttgtcacacgcgccgaatacaacaagtgtagactttaacgtgaaacgcttacttacaagcccttaaccaacggtgcagttcaagaagagttatgaaaatatttaccaagtagacaaaaataaaacatttatagaaaataataataaagtaacacaagaataacaataacgaggctatacacagggggtaccgagtcagtgtgcgggagtacaggttagttaaggtaatttgtacatgtaggtgggggtgaagtgactgcatacataataaacagcgagtagcagcagtgtacaaaagggaggtgggggggtcaatgtaaattgtccggtggtgattgtattagttgttcagcagtcttatggcttggggatagaagccttttggtcctagacttggcactctgctaccgcttgccgtgcggtagcagagagaacagtctataacttgggtgactggagtctctgacaatgttatgggctttcctctgacaccgcctggtataaaggtcctggatggcaggaagcttggccccagtgaagtACTTGTCTgttcgtactaccctctgtagcgccttacggtcagatgccaaacagttgccataccaggcggtgatgcaaccggtcaggatgctctcgatggtgcagctgtagaaccttttgaggatctggggtgggtcctatgccaa
This genomic interval from Salmo salar chromosome ssa27, Ssal_v3.1, whole genome shotgun sequence contains the following:
- the LOC106588674 gene encoding peptide-N(4)-(N-acetyl-beta-glucosaminyl)asparagine amidase, translating into MKRRLCGKRSGCLEDQAIFWQLCCDVKTTNRYKWPICEIDLSFNFIVASNPRRLEAVIASKDASTKYRVKGLNTYAAVAEFVFVPCGRVFHLQDNSTKDHYCRVSSDNEDIQGQDCVEESVFRKLKNDWQMVYLARTEGSSSGNIRWKLDCAPVGMKIKTVSVRTCSQTFHSGTGRWGLQSGQNTTSFSGGGWRCILFRVFLDPWSWSWRRSYPEERESRHGNTPRCSGGL